From Bos javanicus breed banteng chromosome 5, ARS-OSU_banteng_1.0, whole genome shotgun sequence, the proteins below share one genomic window:
- the LOC133248849 gene encoding olfactory receptor 6C2-like yields the protein MKNYTAITTFILVGLTDDPNLKILLFIFLLLTYLLSVAGNLIIITLTLVDPHLKTPMYFFLRNFSILEVSFTTVCIPRFLYTMASGDNTVTYNACATQLFFVVILAVTEFFILTAMSYDRYVAICKPLHYTTIMNNMVCIKFLIGCYMIALIIVLPPFGMGFELEFCDSNVIDHFGCDAAPILKITCSDTEFLERFVLVLAALTLLFTLVCVIMSYTYIIRTILRFPSAQQRKRAFSTCSSHIIVVSITYGTCIFIYIKPHAKEGVAINKVVSVLTTSVAPVMNPFIYTLRNKQVVQAFKDMIKRVASYFKGLK from the coding sequence ATGAAAAATTACACAGCAATAACAACGTTCATCCTTGTGGGACTAACCGATGACCCGAATCTAAAGATTCTGCTGTTCATCTTTTTGCTTCTAACCTACCTTTTGAGTGTTGCTGGGAACCTGATCATCATCACTCTCACTCTGGTAGATCCTCACCTCAAAACACCCATGTATTTTTTCCTCCGGAATTTCTCCATCTTGGAAGTGTCATTCACAACTGTCTGCATTCCCAGATTCCTCTACACAATGGCATCTGGGGACAACACTGTTACCTACAATGCATGTGCCActcaattattttttgttgttatcctGGCTGTGACTGAGTTTTTTATTCTGACGGCCATGTCCTAtgaccgctacgtggccatctgcaaaccccTGCATTACACGACCATCATGAACAACATGGTCTGCATTAAGTTCCTCATTGGCTGTTACATGATTGCTCTAATCATCGTCCTGCCACCATTTGGCATGGGCTTTGAGCTTGAGTTTTGTGACTCTAATGTCATAGATCACTTTGGCTGTGATGCTGCTCCCATCCTGAAGATTACTTGCTCAGACACAGAGTTCCTAGAGCGATTCGTCTTGGTCCTGGCTGCATTGACGCTCCTGTTCACCTTGGTGTGTGTAATCATGTCCTATACATACATCATCAGGACCATTCTCAGATTcccttctgcacagcaaaggaaaagggCTTTTTCTACATGTTCTTCCCATATAATTGTGGTTTCTATCACTTATGGAACCTGCATCTTCATCTATATTAAACCACATGCAAAAGAAGGGGTAGCTATTAATAAAGTGGTGTCAGTTCTTACCACCTCTGTTGCCCCAGTAATGAATCCTTTCATTTATACTCTGAGGAACAAACAAGTGGTACAAGCTTTCAAAGACATGATCAAAAGGGTTGCATCATATTTCAAAGGACTAAAATGA
- the LOC133248848 gene encoding olfactory receptor 6C4 has translation MKNRTFTEFILLGLTNQPEVQALIFIFLFLTYMLSVLGNLTIIILTLVDSHLQTPMYFFLRNFSFLEVSFTSIFIPRFLTSMTTGNKAISFAGCLIQYFFAIFLGATDFYLLASMSYDRYVAICKPLHYLTVMNSRVCIQLVFCSWLGGFLAIFPPIILMSQVDFCASNVLNHYYCDYGPLLELACSDTSLLELMVISLAVVTLVVTLVLVTLSYTYIIRTILRIPSAQQRAKAFSTCSSHMIVISLSYGSCMFMYINPSAKEEGAFNKGIAVLITSITPLLNPFIYTLRNQQVKQAFKDSIKKIVKL, from the coding sequence ATGAAAAACCGAACATTTACTGAGTTTATTTTGTTGGGCCTCACAAATCAACCTGAGGTCCAGGCACTGATAttcatctttctgtttctcaCCTACATGCTAAGTGTCCTAGGAAATCTGACTATCATCATTCTCACTCTAGTAGATTCTCACCTCCAAacccccatgtatttcttcctccGGAATTTCTCCTTCTTAGAAGTTTCCTTCACATCCATTTTTATTCCCAGATTTCTGACCAGCATGACAACAGGAAATAAAGCCATCAGCTTTGCTGGATGcttgattcaatatttttttgcTATATTTCTTGGGGCAACAGACTTTTACCTCCTGGCTTCTAtgtcctatgaccgctatgtggccatctgcaaaccccTGCACTACCTGACCGTCATGAACAGCAGAGTCTGCATACAACTTGTGTTCTGCTCCTGGCTAGGGGGATTCCTGGCTATCTTTCCCCCAATCATCTTAATGAGCCAGGTGGATTTCTGTGCCTCCAATGTTCTGAATCACTATTACTGTGACTATGGGCCCCTCCTGGAGCTCGCCTGCTCAGACACAAGCCTCTTAGAACTGATGGTCATCTCCTTGGCAGTTGTGACTTTGGTGGTTACTCTGGTGCTGGTGACACTTTCTTATACATATATTATCAGGACCATTCTGAGGATTCCTTCTGCTCAGCAAAGGGCAAAGGCTTTTTCCACTTGTTCCTCCCACATGATTGTCATCTCGCTCTCTTATGGCAGCTGCATGTTTATGTACATTAATCCTTCTGCAAAAGAAGAAGGTGCTTTCAACAAAGGAATAGCCGTGCTCATTACTTCAATTACTCCCTTGTTAAATCCCTTCATTTACACTCTAAGAAATCAGCAAGTGAAACAAGCCTTCAAGGACTCCATCAAAAAGATTGTAAAgctttaa